The following coding sequences are from one Panicum hallii strain FIL2 chromosome 5, PHallii_v3.1, whole genome shotgun sequence window:
- the LOC112892962 gene encoding LEAF RUST 10 DISEASE-RESISTANCE LOCUS RECEPTOR-LIKE PROTEIN KINASE-like 2.4 isoform X2 has translation MPPGALPLLLLLLPLASLLRFATADGNGTRGNASCAPAACGNLSITYPFSLSGVQPLYCGFPAFELTCADAGRAYLARMFRERLYRVLNISYGSNSFVMAVDVDTSYAGDERCHIPDFNVSSGLSRLPVNVPAAANANLTFVYNCTLPRNASVLLQPPCARPTIGAYVPDGEGNAPPGVPRNCSSVSVPVRRSSFHNASEEPAREYRRLIDEGFVLEWPPTAAECGACTRRGGECRFVEFQCICSDGRPCRNSRGTNGTGKKIILIVLMSVAASLLLLCIYVLACHRKRGKLCFFLCKKTSSSTERNIEALIVSHGSLAPKRYKYSEVTKITSSLNDKLGEGGYGMVLKGRLDDSRLVAVKFLHDSKGEGEEFVNEVMSIGRTSHVNIVSLFGFCLEGSKRALIYEFMPNGSLDKYIYSDNPKAVLGWEKLYTIAIGIARGLEYLHHSCNTRIIHFDIKPQNILLDQNFHPKIADFGLAKLCRTKESKLSMTGARGTVGFIAPEVHSRTFGVVSTKSDVYSYGMMLLEMVGGRKNVNSVAQKSSENYFPHWIYDHFGHDDGLQACEVSSQNEGIARKMSMIGLWCIQILPMHRPTITKVLEMFERGLDELDMPPRQNFSEILLDPLHSLNAESMSSSSGTKTQVLSEVLRMEEISNVNSKTLRQLPTL, from the exons ATGCCGCCTGGTGCTCTTCctcttctgctgctgctgcttcccctCGCCAGCTTGCTGCGCTTCGCTACCGCCGACGGCAACGGAACCCGCGGCAACGCGAGCTGCGCGCCGGCGGCATGCGGGAACCTGAGCATCACGTACCCGTTCTCCCTCAGCGGCGTGCAGCCGCTCTACTGCGGCTTCCCGGCCTTCGAGCTCACGTGCGCCGACGCCGGCCGTGCCTACCTCGCCAGGATGTTCAGGGAGCGCCTGTACCGCGTCCTCAACATCTCCTACGGGAGCAACTCCTTCGTGATGGCCGTCGACGTCGACACGTCCTACGCCGGCGACGAGCGGTGCCACATCCCGGACTTCAACGTGTCCTCCGGCCTCTCCCGCCTGCCGGTCaacgtccccgccgccgccaacgcGAACCTCACCTTCGTCTACAACTGCACGCTCCCCCGCAACGCCAGCGTGCTGCTGCAGCCGCCGTGCGCGAGGCCCACGATCGGAGCGTACGTCCCGGACGGCGAAGGCAACGCGCCGCCGGGGGTCCCGAGGAACTGCAGCTCGGTGAGCGTGCCGGTGCGGCGGTCCTCCTTCCACAACGCGTCGGAGGAGCCAGCCCGTGAGTACAGGAGGTTGATCGACGAAGGGTTCGTCTTGGAGTGGCCGCCGACCGCGGCGGAGTGCggcgcgtgcacgcggcgcggcggcgagtgCAGGTTCGTTGAGTTCCAGTGCATCTGCAGCGACGGGAGGCCCTGCCGGAATTCTCGTG GTACCAACGGGACTGGCAAAAAGATAATACTAATAG TTTTGATGTCAGTAGCTGCAAGCTTGCTCCTACTGTGTATATATGTGCTGGCATGCCATAGAAAGAGGGGGAAACTATGTTTTTTCCTATGCAAAAAGACTAGCAGCAGCACTGAAAGGAACATTGAGGCCCTAATAGTATCACATGGGTCCCTAGCTCCAAAAAGATACAAGTACTCAGAAGTAACAAAGATAACATCTTCTCTAAATGATAAGCTTGGGGAAGGTGGTTATGGCATGGTTTTGAAAGGAAGGCTAGATGACAGTCGTCTAGTTGCTGTGAAATTCTTGCATGACTCCAAAGGTGAAGGAGAGGAGTTTGTGAATGAGGTTATGAGCATCGGCAGGACCTCTCATGTTAATATTGTTAGCTTATTTGGATTTTGTTTGGAAGGCTCGAAACGGGCCCTAATATATGAGTTCATGCCCAATGGTTCTTTGGATAAGTACATATATTCAGACAATCCTAAAGCAGTTTTAGGATGGGAAAAACTATATACAATAGCAATTGGGATTGCTCGAGGATTGGAATACTTGCACCATAGTTGTAATACACGCATTATCCATTTTGATATCAAGCCCCAAAATATCCTTCTAGATCAGAATTTTCACCCGAAAATTGCTGATTTTGGTTTGGCTAAATTGTGTCGTACCAAGGAGAGCAAGCTTTCTATGACTGGTGCTAGAGGAACAGTTGGGTTTATTGCTCCTGAAGTGCATTCTCGAACCTTTGGAGTTGTTTCAACAAAATCAGATGTTTATAGTTATGGAATGATGTTACTAGAGATGGTTGGAGGGAGGAAAAATGTGAATTCAGTGGCTCAAAAATCAAGTGAAAATTATTTTCCACATTGGATTTATGACCACTTTGGTCATGACGATGGATTACAAGCATGTGAAGTCTCAAGTCAAAATGAAGGAATAGCTAGGAAGATGAGTATGATTGGCCTGTGGTGCATCCAAATATTACCAATGCATCGCCCTACCATAACAAAGGTTTTGGAAATGTTTGAGAGAGGTTTAGATGAACTGGACATGCCACCAAGGCAAAACTTCAGTGAAATACT CCTGGATCCACTTCACAGTTTGAATGCAGAAAGCATGAGTTCCAGCAGTGGTACCAAAACACAAGTGCTTAGTGAAGTGCTAAGGATGGAGGAGATAAGCAATGTGAATTCAAAAACCTTACGGCAGTTACCAACTCTATGA
- the LOC112892962 gene encoding LEAF RUST 10 DISEASE-RESISTANCE LOCUS RECEPTOR-LIKE PROTEIN KINASE-like 2.1 isoform X1 has product MHIPFHSLSSSLTKLRNPIYSAAASLPYLLHPPSAMHQLLLLLLAYSFLLPPPAASAAQPSSCWPKTCGSLNITYPFWVEEPGRPPCGPPAFQLKCNSSGAFLSRSSYQAYRVESIFPKNRSLHVVDFNLPLATGCPAPIFNVSIVSRPLFFSKANKELLFLGKCTESQPEPSAGFHSLPCDSSSFVRLGDGRNFSSSHVQGGIPPSCFFAFVPVLVAPQGNGAEYIASLRKGFLLEWTEVPGNCPGCIASGGECAYGDNGLTFACKCSGSLRPEKCGTNGTGKKIILIVLMSVAASLLLLCIYVLACHRKRGKLCFFLCKKTSSSTERNIEALIVSHGSLAPKRYKYSEVTKITSSLNDKLGEGGYGMVLKGRLDDSRLVAVKFLHDSKGEGEEFVNEVMSIGRTSHVNIVSLFGFCLEGSKRALIYEFMPNGSLDKYIYSDNPKAVLGWEKLYTIAIGIARGLEYLHHSCNTRIIHFDIKPQNILLDQNFHPKIADFGLAKLCRTKESKLSMTGARGTVGFIAPEVHSRTFGVVSTKSDVYSYGMMLLEMVGGRKNVNSVAQKSSENYFPHWIYDHFGHDDGLQACEVSSQNEGIARKMSMIGLWCIQILPMHRPTITKVLEMFERGLDELDMPPRQNFSEILLDPLHSLNAESMSSSSGTKTQVLSEVLRMEEISNVNSKTLRQLPTL; this is encoded by the exons ATGCATATCCCGTTCCACTCATTGTCCAGTTCCCTGACCAAACTCCGAAATCCAATCTACTCCGCCGCAGCCAGTCTGCCTTATCTCCTCCATCCCCCATCCGCTATGCACcagctcctgctgctgctgctcgcttattccttcctcctcccgccgccggcggccagcGCGGCGCAGCCGTCAAGCTGCTGGCCGAAGACATGCGGGAGCCTGAACATCACCTACCCGTTCTGGGTGGAGGAGCCGGGCCGGCCGCCGTGCGGGCCGCCGgcattccagctcaagtgcaaCAGCAGCGGCGCGTTCCTGAGCCGCTCCAGCTACCAGGCGTATCGGGTGGAAAGCATCTTCCCCAAGAACCGGTCCCTACATGTGGTGGACTTCAACCTGCCGCTCGCCACCGGCTGCCCCGCGCCGATTTTCAACGTCTCGATCGTGTCCCGGCCACTCTTCTTCAGCAAAGCCAACAAGGAGCTGCTCTTCCTCGGGAAGTGCACGGAGTCCCAACCGGAGCCTTCGGCTGGGTTTCACAGCCTGCCCTGCGACAGCTCCTCCTTCGTCCGGCTCGGCGACGGCCGGAATTTCTCGAGCAGCCACGTCCAGGGCGGCATCCCGCCGAGCTGCTTCTTCGCTTTTGTACCGGTTCTTGTGGCTCCCCAGGGGAATGGCGCCGAGTACATCGCCAGCTTGAGGAAGGGGTTTCTCCTGGAGTGGACAGAGGTGCCCGGGAATTGCCCGGGGTGCATTGCAAGCGGCGGGGAATGCGCGTACGGCGACAACGGGCTGACCTTCGCCTGCAAATGCTCCGGCAGCTTGCGCCCTGAGAAGTGCG GTACCAACGGGACTGGCAAAAAGATAATACTAATAG TTTTGATGTCAGTAGCTGCAAGCTTGCTCCTACTGTGTATATATGTGCTGGCATGCCATAGAAAGAGGGGGAAACTATGTTTTTTCCTATGCAAAAAGACTAGCAGCAGCACTGAAAGGAACATTGAGGCCCTAATAGTATCACATGGGTCCCTAGCTCCAAAAAGATACAAGTACTCAGAAGTAACAAAGATAACATCTTCTCTAAATGATAAGCTTGGGGAAGGTGGTTATGGCATGGTTTTGAAAGGAAGGCTAGATGACAGTCGTCTAGTTGCTGTGAAATTCTTGCATGACTCCAAAGGTGAAGGAGAGGAGTTTGTGAATGAGGTTATGAGCATCGGCAGGACCTCTCATGTTAATATTGTTAGCTTATTTGGATTTTGTTTGGAAGGCTCGAAACGGGCCCTAATATATGAGTTCATGCCCAATGGTTCTTTGGATAAGTACATATATTCAGACAATCCTAAAGCAGTTTTAGGATGGGAAAAACTATATACAATAGCAATTGGGATTGCTCGAGGATTGGAATACTTGCACCATAGTTGTAATACACGCATTATCCATTTTGATATCAAGCCCCAAAATATCCTTCTAGATCAGAATTTTCACCCGAAAATTGCTGATTTTGGTTTGGCTAAATTGTGTCGTACCAAGGAGAGCAAGCTTTCTATGACTGGTGCTAGAGGAACAGTTGGGTTTATTGCTCCTGAAGTGCATTCTCGAACCTTTGGAGTTGTTTCAACAAAATCAGATGTTTATAGTTATGGAATGATGTTACTAGAGATGGTTGGAGGGAGGAAAAATGTGAATTCAGTGGCTCAAAAATCAAGTGAAAATTATTTTCCACATTGGATTTATGACCACTTTGGTCATGACGATGGATTACAAGCATGTGAAGTCTCAAGTCAAAATGAAGGAATAGCTAGGAAGATGAGTATGATTGGCCTGTGGTGCATCCAAATATTACCAATGCATCGCCCTACCATAACAAAGGTTTTGGAAATGTTTGAGAGAGGTTTAGATGAACTGGACATGCCACCAAGGCAAAACTTCAGTGAAATACT CCTGGATCCACTTCACAGTTTGAATGCAGAAAGCATGAGTTCCAGCAGTGGTACCAAAACACAAGTGCTTAGTGAAGTGCTAAGGATGGAGGAGATAAGCAATGTGAATTCAAAAACCTTACGGCAGTTACCAACTCTATGA
- the LOC112892962 gene encoding LEAF RUST 10 DISEASE-RESISTANCE LOCUS RECEPTOR-LIKE PROTEIN KINASE-like 2.7 isoform X3 translates to MPPLLLLLLAYSFLLRPAAASAAQPSSCWPKTCGSLNITYPFWVEEPGRPPCGPPAFQLKCNSSGAFLSRSSYQAYRVESIFPKNRSLHVVDFNLPLATGCPAPIFNVSIVSRPLFFSKANKELLFLGKCTESQPEPSAGFHSLPCDSSSFVRLGDGRNFSSSHVQGGIPPSCFFAFVPVLVAPQGNGAEYIASLRKGFLLEWTEVPGNCPGCIASGGECAYGDNGLTFACKCSGSLRPEKCGTNGTGKKIILIVLMSVAASLLLLCIYVLACHRKRGKLCFFLCKKTSSSTERNIEALIVSHGSLAPKRYKYSEVTKITSSLNDKLGEGGYGMVLKGRLDDSRLVAVKFLHDSKGEGEEFVNEVMSIGRTSHVNIVSLFGFCLEGSKRALIYEFMPNGSLDKYIYSDNPKAVLGWEKLYTIAIGIARGLEYLHHSCNTRIIHFDIKPQNILLDQNFHPKIADFGLAKLCRTKESKLSMTGARGTVGFIAPEVHSRTFGVVSTKSDVYSYGMMLLEMVGGRKNVNSVAQKSSENYFPHWIYDHFGHDDGLQACEVSSQNEGIARKMSMIGLWCIQILPMHRPTITKVLEMFERGLDELDMPPRQNFSEILLDPLHSLNAESMSSSSGTKTQVLSEVLRMEEISNVNSKTLRQLPTL, encoded by the exons ATCACCTACCCGTTCTGGGTGGAGGAGCCGGGCCGGCCGCCGTGCGGGCCGCCGgcattccagctcaagtgcaaCAGCAGCGGCGCGTTCCTGAGCCGCTCCAGCTACCAGGCGTATCGGGTGGAAAGCATCTTCCCCAAGAACCGGTCCCTACATGTGGTGGACTTCAACCTGCCGCTCGCCACCGGCTGCCCCGCGCCGATTTTCAACGTCTCGATCGTGTCCCGGCCACTCTTCTTCAGCAAAGCCAACAAGGAGCTGCTCTTCCTCGGGAAGTGCACGGAGTCCCAACCGGAGCCTTCGGCTGGGTTTCACAGCCTGCCCTGCGACAGCTCCTCCTTCGTCCGGCTCGGCGACGGCCGGAATTTCTCGAGCAGCCACGTCCAGGGCGGCATCCCGCCGAGCTGCTTCTTCGCTTTTGTACCGGTTCTTGTGGCTCCCCAGGGGAATGGCGCCGAGTACATCGCCAGCTTGAGGAAGGGGTTTCTCCTGGAGTGGACAGAGGTGCCCGGGAATTGCCCGGGGTGCATTGCAAGCGGCGGGGAATGCGCGTACGGCGACAACGGGCTGACCTTCGCCTGCAAATGCTCCGGCAGCTTGCGCCCTGAGAAGTGCG GTACCAACGGGACTGGCAAAAAGATAATACTAATAG TTTTGATGTCAGTAGCTGCAAGCTTGCTCCTACTGTGTATATATGTGCTGGCATGCCATAGAAAGAGGGGGAAACTATGTTTTTTCCTATGCAAAAAGACTAGCAGCAGCACTGAAAGGAACATTGAGGCCCTAATAGTATCACATGGGTCCCTAGCTCCAAAAAGATACAAGTACTCAGAAGTAACAAAGATAACATCTTCTCTAAATGATAAGCTTGGGGAAGGTGGTTATGGCATGGTTTTGAAAGGAAGGCTAGATGACAGTCGTCTAGTTGCTGTGAAATTCTTGCATGACTCCAAAGGTGAAGGAGAGGAGTTTGTGAATGAGGTTATGAGCATCGGCAGGACCTCTCATGTTAATATTGTTAGCTTATTTGGATTTTGTTTGGAAGGCTCGAAACGGGCCCTAATATATGAGTTCATGCCCAATGGTTCTTTGGATAAGTACATATATTCAGACAATCCTAAAGCAGTTTTAGGATGGGAAAAACTATATACAATAGCAATTGGGATTGCTCGAGGATTGGAATACTTGCACCATAGTTGTAATACACGCATTATCCATTTTGATATCAAGCCCCAAAATATCCTTCTAGATCAGAATTTTCACCCGAAAATTGCTGATTTTGGTTTGGCTAAATTGTGTCGTACCAAGGAGAGCAAGCTTTCTATGACTGGTGCTAGAGGAACAGTTGGGTTTATTGCTCCTGAAGTGCATTCTCGAACCTTTGGAGTTGTTTCAACAAAATCAGATGTTTATAGTTATGGAATGATGTTACTAGAGATGGTTGGAGGGAGGAAAAATGTGAATTCAGTGGCTCAAAAATCAAGTGAAAATTATTTTCCACATTGGATTTATGACCACTTTGGTCATGACGATGGATTACAAGCATGTGAAGTCTCAAGTCAAAATGAAGGAATAGCTAGGAAGATGAGTATGATTGGCCTGTGGTGCATCCAAATATTACCAATGCATCGCCCTACCATAACAAAGGTTTTGGAAATGTTTGAGAGAGGTTTAGATGAACTGGACATGCCACCAAGGCAAAACTTCAGTGAAATACT CCTGGATCCACTTCACAGTTTGAATGCAGAAAGCATGAGTTCCAGCAGTGGTACCAAAACACAAGTGCTTAGTGAAGTGCTAAGGATGGAGGAGATAAGCAATGTGAATTCAAAAACCTTACGGCAGTTACCAACTCTATGA
- the LOC112892807 gene encoding LEAF RUST 10 DISEASE-RESISTANCE LOCUS RECEPTOR-LIKE PROTEIN KINASE-like 2.5 → MHLSPATSLTLCLALLLLIPQTRSTTTTGAPNAAAPCAPAWCGDLAIAYPFWLAGTHPPECGGHQAFQVTCDNATAYFKNSLWTYRIQAIFYEMKRIRVTNADLLDGACNVDKLANASSVVDPFYVSSEMNQELFFLHGCNLRAQQLPPSWAPLRCANGSFAWLSGQYRPDDDSMTLPGNCNVSMVPVMAYDGATGSDYQRLVEGGFMLEYFPEGCEGCRCPDGVTCGTTERAHRKITIIGSTAAAASLLVLCICVLIWKRKVKQLWFLLGTKTMYTTERNTEALIASHGSLAPKRYRYTEVANITSSLNNKLGEGGYGTVFKGRLYDGRLVAVKFLHECKANGDEFVNEVMSIGRTSHVNIVSLFGFCLERTKRALIYEYMPNGSLDQYIYSENPKETLGWQKLYTIAIGIARGLEYLHHSCNTRIVHFDIKPQNILLDQDFCPKISDFGLAKLCHTKESKLSMTGARGTIGFIAPEVHSRTFGVVSTKSDVYSYGMMLLEMVGGRKNVKSMAQKSSEKYFPHWIYDHFTEDDGLQACEVTSEADEIAKKMTLIGFWCIQVLPVHRPTITKVLEMFERGLDSLDMPPRQNFSQILEDSVYRLDTESRSPSSSTKTQGSFEEINLGNGKIL, encoded by the exons ATGCACCTATCTCCTGCTACCTCGCTGACGCTGTGCTTGGCCCTGCTACTGCTCATTCCCCAAACCAGGTCCACCACGACTACAGGCGCTCCGAACGCGGCGGCGCCCTGCGCGCCGGCGTGGTGCGGGGACCTGGCCATCGCCTACCCGTTCTGGCTCGCCGGCACGCATCCGCCGGAGTGCGGCGGCCACCAAGCCTTCCAGGTAACATGTGACAACGCCACCGCCTACTTCAAGAACTCGCTCTGGACCTACCGAATCCAGGCCATCTTCTACGAAATGAAGCGTATAAGAGTCACCAACGCCGACCTGTTGGATGGCGCTTGCAACGTCGACAAGTTGGCCAACGCCTCCTCCGTCGTCGACCCGTTCTACGTTAGCTCCGAAATGAACCAGGAGCTCTTCTTCCTCCACGGCTGCAACCTGCGGGCACAGCAGCTGCCTCCTTCTTGGGCGCCACTGCGCTGCGCGAATGGCTCCTTCGCCTGGCTTTCTGGCCAGTACAGGCCCGACGACGACTCGATGACACTGCCGGGGAACTGCAACGTGTCGATGGTGCCGGTGATGGCATACGATGGGGCGACGGGGTCGGACTATCAGCGGCTCGTGGAGGGAGGGTTTATGCTTGAGTACTTCCCGGAGGGCTGCGAGGGTTGCCGCTGCCCCGACGGCGTCACCTGCG GAACAACCGAGAGGGCCCACAGGAAGATTACAATAATAG GATCAACAGCAGCAGCTGCAAGCTTACTCGTTCTATGTATTTGTGTGCTGATATGGAAGAGGAAGGTGAAACAACTATGGTTTCTCCTTGGCACAAAGACCATGTACACCACTGAAAGGAACACCGAGGCTCTAATAGCATCACATGGATCCCTAGCTCCAAAAAGATACAGGTACACAGAGGTAGCGAATATTACTTCTTCTCTCAATAACAAGCTTGGAGAAGGTGGTTATGGAACAGTTTTCAAAGGGAGGCTATATGACGGTCGCCTGGTTGCTGTGAAATTCTTGCACGAGTGCAAAGCAAATGGTGATGAATTCGTGAACGAGGTTATGAGCATCGGAAGGACGTCTCATGTTAATATTGTCAGCCtatttgggttttgtttggagCGCACAAAAAGAGCTCTCATATATGAGTACATGCCTAATGGTTCTTTGGATCAGTATATTTATTCTGAGAACCCCAAAGAAACCTTAGGGTGGCAAAAGCTCTATACAATAGCAATTGGGATTGCTCGTGGCCTAGAATACTTGCACCATAGTTGTAATACACGGATTGTCCACTTCGATATCAAGCCTCAAAACATCCTTCTAGATCAGGACTTTTGCCCAAAGATTTCTGATTTTGGTTTAGCTAAATTGTGTCATACCAAGGAGAGTAAGCTTTCAATGACCGGTGCTAGAGGAACAATTGGATTCATTGCTCCTGAAGTCCATTCTCGAACCTTTGGAGTTGTTTCAACAAAATCAGATGTTTATAGTTATGGAATGATGTTGCTAGAGATGGTTGGAGGCAGAAAAAACGTGAAATCGATGGCTCAAAAGTCAAGTGAAAAGTATTTTCCACACTGGATTTATGACCACTTTACCGAAGATGATGGGTTACAGGCTTGTGAGGTCACAAGTGAGGCTGATGAAATTGCCAAAAAGATGACTTTGATTGGTTTTTGGTGCATACAAGTATTACCTGTGCATCGCCCTACAATAACCAAGGTTTTAGAAATGTTTGAAAGAGGATTAGACAGTTTGGACATGCCCCCAAGACAAAACTTCAGCCAAATACT CGAAGATTCAGTTTACAGACTGGATACAGAAAGCAGGAGTCCCAGCAGTTCTACCAAAACACAAGGTTCTTTTGAGGAGATAAACCTTGGGAATGGGAAAATTCTATGA